A stretch of the Parabacteroides timonensis genome encodes the following:
- the atpD gene encoding F0F1 ATP synthase subunit beta, with product MGETKGYVSQVIGPVVDIHFDNEKEVKVVLPRIHDAMEIARPNGKALIVEVQQHIGENTVRTVAMDTTDGLQRGMEAVSCGSPITMPVGDQVKGRLMNVTGDSIDGMEELDRKGALPIHREPPKFEDLTTSKDVLYTGIKVIDLLEPYSKGGKIGLFGGAGVGKTVLIMELINNIAKKNNGFSVFAGVGERTREGNDLLREMIQSGVIRYGKEFRESMEAGHWDLSKIDHEELAKSQATLVFGQMNEPPGARSSVALSGLTIAESFRDLAPEGETRDILFFIDNIFRFTQAGSEVSALLGRMPSAVGYQPTLATEMGAMQERITSTKKGSITSVQAVYVPADDLTDPAPATTFTHLDATTVLSRKITELGIYPAVDPLESTSRILDPLVVGKEHYETAQRVKQILQRNKELQDIISILGMEELSDEDRQTVNRARRVQRFLSQPFAVAEQFTGIPGVMVSIEDTIRGFNMIMDGETDDIPEQAFLNVGTIEDVIEKGKKLAEQAN from the coding sequence ATGGGAGAAACAAAAGGTTATGTTTCGCAGGTTATCGGGCCGGTTGTGGATATTCACTTCGATAACGAAAAAGAAGTAAAAGTAGTACTACCCCGCATCCATGACGCCATGGAGATAGCCCGCCCCAATGGAAAAGCGTTGATTGTCGAAGTACAACAACATATTGGGGAAAACACAGTCCGTACAGTCGCTATGGACACGACAGACGGATTGCAGCGAGGAATGGAAGCCGTTTCATGCGGTTCGCCTATTACCATGCCAGTTGGCGATCAGGTAAAAGGGCGTTTGATGAATGTTACCGGTGATTCGATCGACGGGATGGAAGAACTGGATCGTAAAGGAGCTCTCCCCATCCACCGTGAACCACCGAAGTTTGAAGATTTAACGACCAGTAAAGACGTTCTTTACACAGGTATTAAAGTGATCGATCTTTTGGAACCTTATTCCAAAGGGGGTAAGATCGGTCTTTTCGGAGGAGCCGGTGTAGGTAAGACGGTTCTTATCATGGAACTTATCAATAACATTGCTAAAAAGAACAACGGTTTTTCTGTTTTTGCCGGCGTGGGCGAACGTACCCGCGAAGGTAACGACCTGTTGCGTGAAATGATCCAGTCGGGTGTGATCCGCTACGGCAAAGAGTTCAGGGAAAGCATGGAAGCCGGGCACTGGGATCTGTCGAAGATAGATCACGAGGAACTGGCTAAATCGCAGGCTACATTGGTATTCGGACAGATGAACGAACCGCCCGGAGCGCGTTCGTCAGTGGCATTGTCAGGATTAACCATCGCCGAGTCGTTCCGCGACCTGGCACCCGAAGGGGAAACACGCGACATCCTGTTCTTTATCGATAATATATTCCGTTTTACCCAGGCTGGTTCCGAAGTTTCTGCGTTGTTGGGACGTATGCCGTCAGCGGTAGGGTATCAACCGACACTGGCTACCGAAATGGGAGCCATGCAGGAACGTATCACCTCGACAAAGAAAGGTTCGATCACCTCCGTACAGGCGGTTTATGTTCCTGCCGACGACTTGACAGACCCGGCACCGGCAACTACTTTTACACACCTGGATGCCACCACCGTATTGAGCCGTAAAATCACCGAGTTGGGTATCTATCCGGCTGTCGACCCGTTGGAATCGACTTCCCGTATCCTCGATCCTCTGGTCGTTGGAAAGGAACATTACGAAACAGCCCAGCGCGTAAAACAGATCCTTCAACGTAACAAGGAACTGCAGGATATCATTTCTATCCTGGGTATGGAAGAACTTTCGGACGAAGACCGTCAGACTGTTAACCGTGCCCGTCGCGTACAACGTTTCCTGTCGCAGCCTTTCGCCGTGGCGGAACAGTTCACCGGTATACCGGGTGTTATGGTCTCTATCGAAGACACGATCCGTGGTTTCAATATGATCATGGATGGTGAAACGGACGATATCCCTGAACAGGCCTTCCTCAACGTAGGAACAATTGAAGATGTGATCGAGAAAGGAAAGAAACTGGCAGAACAAGCAAATTAA